In Lentilactobacillus sp. SPB1-3, the sequence AACTTGACCAGAGAATTTTTCGTGGGTTTGAATTGAGCCAGGGGCTGCAAGTACTTGTCCACGAACAACTTGTTCACGATCAACACCACGAAGAAGTACACCAACGTTATCGCCGGCTTGACCTTCGTCAAGTGTCTTACGGAACATTTCAAGACCAGTAACAGTTGATTTCATTACATCTTCATGAAGACCAACGATTTCAACTTCGTCACCGACTTTAACGATACCACGATCGATACGACCTGATGCAACAGTACCACGACCTGTGATAGTGAAGACATCTTCAACTGGCATCAAGAATGGTTTGCTATCATCACGTTCTGGAGTTGGGATGTATTCATCAACAACGTCCATTAAGTGTAAGATAACTTCTTCTTGTTCCTTATCGCCTTCAAGGGCTTTAAGAGCTGAACCACGGATAACAGGAATGTCATCTCCAGGGTAATCGTATTCTGAAAGTAATTCACGGACTTCCATCTCAACCAAGTCAACTAATTCGTCATCATCAACTAAATCAGTCTTGTTTAAGAATACTACGATGTAGTCAACACCAACTTGGTGAGCAAGCAAGATATGTTCACGAGTTTGTGGCATAGGACCATCAGTAGCAGCAACAACCAAGATAGCACCGTCCATTTGGGCAGCACCAGTGATCATGTTCTTGATGTAATCAGCATGTCCTGGGGCGTCAATATGAGCATAGTGACGCTTTTCAGTTTCGTATTCAACGTGGGCAGTGTTGATCGTTATACCACGTTCACGTTCTTCTGGAGCTGCATCGATATCAGCGTAATCTTCAGCCTTTGCAAGACCTTTAGATGCCAATACCTTTGTGATTGCAGCAGTTAAAGTAGTTTTCCCATGGTCAATATGGCCGATAGTACCGATATTAACATGGGGCTTTGTTCTTTCATAATGTTCTTTAGCCATTAATGAAACCTCCTGTTGTTTTCAAGAATTACATTGATTTTTTCTCAATGCATTTCTGATAGATATTATACTACATCTTCTCTAAAAGACAAAGCCGTCAATTTTTCGAAGAATCCTTAAGTATTATATCCATTGTTAATTTGTTTGTAAACAGATTAATATTATTTTTTTACTTTTTATTTGTATTACATATATTTTATCCGTTGTTCTTGCTTCAAAATAACCTTTAACCAACTGATTATTTTATCATCTACATCACTGCTAGGCACCAATTGTTGTTCTAAAACATATCGACTTATTATTTTTACCCATGCAGTCGCATCTGCAATGACTTCATCCGTGTAAGGAAATAAATAATTTCCAAATTGAAAAACTTGTGCACTCAGTAACTGTGCAGTGATCGGGTCATCATTTCCATATTCAGTTGTAATTATTTTCTCAGACTCAACTAAGGGTCGCATAGTTTTGTTTAAATTAATTTGACTTGGAATCAATTTATGAATTTGATCATCCAGCCATAAGAAGTTTACTTCATCGTCAATTTGCAAATTAATTAATTCAAATAAAAATTGTGTTTTGATAACTTGCCAACCCGCTTTATCTACTAAAACTGCAGCTACGCCTTCTAAATATTCAGTCAGTGGTAAATGCGTAGCATCCCTGACAATTTTTGCTTGTACATCCGCACTATGGTTTCCGATATAAAACAACTTTCGTTGCAGTTTAACTAATTCATGTCTATGGTTTTTTCGGTAATTGTTTTCAGCCAGAACAATGCTATCAAATAATTTCTCACTATGAGGACCGCTTAGTTGCAAACTAACTTTTCGAGCAGAAATAAATTGGGTATCACTTAAATACATATTTATTATAAATGTAATATCGCCTGACTTAGTTTCACTATCATCTAGCTCGTTAATGATATTAATAGCCATTTCTTGATTGCCTAATTTTGAGTATGCTCTAGCCTGCAGAATCAATAACTCATAATTATCGCCAACAATCGGGCGTAAGTTATCCATTTTTCTGATAGTTTGTTGATAGTTACCATTTAAAAAATCTTCTTCCGCGCTTTTAATAATGACTCTATCATTATCAGTCAATGCCATTAAAGCCCCTCCCT encodes:
- the tuf gene encoding elongation factor Tu, coding for MAKEHYERTKPHVNIGTIGHIDHGKTTLTAAITKVLASKGLAKAEDYADIDAAPEERERGITINTAHVEYETEKRHYAHIDAPGHADYIKNMITGAAQMDGAILVVAATDGPMPQTREHILLAHQVGVDYIVVFLNKTDLVDDDELVDLVEMEVRELLSEYDYPGDDIPVIRGSALKALEGDKEQEEVILHLMDVVDEYIPTPERDDSKPFLMPVEDVFTITGRGTVASGRIDRGIVKVGDEVEIVGLHEDVMKSTVTGLEMFRKTLDEGQAGDNVGVLLRGVDREQVVRGQVLAAPGSIQTHEKFSGQVYILSKEEGGRHTPFFSNYRPQFYFHTTDVTGVIELDDGVEMVMPGDNVTFNVELTKPVAIEKGTKFTIREGGHTVGAGVVGEVKD